The nucleotide window GCACATAACCCATGGCCGAAGCAGCCTCCAATACGCGCTGCCGCGTCTGGTAATTAACATCCGGCTTGCCATTGAGGGCGCGCGACACCGTGCCGATGGACAGATTGAGATGTTGCGCCAACGCTTTGATGCCGGTCATGTTTTACAGTCTTTCCCCACAGGCCGAGCGGCTTCCGAAAACGTTTATGGAATCCTGTTGACAGCCAAAACACGTCAACGATATCGTCGTAAACGTTTACGGGACTTTCTGCCCCCAGGCCACACAAGATGGCAAGGGGCCATCAAAGTCCAGTGGGAGGTCATCTTGGTATTCACCGCTGTGCTCGCCGGTTGCGGCGGCATGTCCAAAGGCTGGCTGTCGGCCATATCCGACCATCCCTTGCTCAAAGGCAGGGTGAAAATCGTCGGACTGGTGGATCTGGATCCGGCGACGGCCGCCGCGCGGGCTGATGAGTTCGGGCTGGCAGATGCCGTTATCGGGGCCGATCTGGATGCCGTTCTATCCGAGATCGAACCCCAACTCCTATTCGATGTGGTGGTGCCCTCGGCGCGTGCGGGGCTGGTTGAAACGGGCTTACGCCACGGTTGCCATGTGCTGACCGAAAAGCCGATGGCAACCTCCTTGCAGGAGGCCAAGGCGATGATCGCTCAGGCGCAGGCCGCCGGGCGCGTGCACGCTGTCGTCCAGAACCGGCGCTTCATCTCCGGCGTACGCCGCATCCGCCACCTAATCGAAAGCGGGGCGCTGGGCGAGATCACCAGCCTCAACTGCGATTTTTTCATTGGCGCGCATTTCGGTGGGTTCCGCGAGGAGATGGACAATGTTCTTCTGCTCGATATGGCCATTCATACGCTCGATGCCGCGCGTTTCATGGCGGGCAGGGCTCCCAAGGCAGTCTATTGCCTCGAAACCAATCCGCGCGGCTCATGGTATCGCCATGGCGCGGCAGCCAATGCCATCTTCGAGTTCGAGGACGACCTAGTCTTCAACTATCGCGGCTCCTGGTGCGCGGAAGGGGCCAATACCAGTTGGGAAAGCGCCTGGCGCATCATCGGCACCAAAGGCACGCTGCTATGGGACGGTCATGAGCGCTTCGAGGCTCATGTGGTTGCTGGAGACACAGGTTTCCTTCGTGATCTCAAGGATATCGAGGTTCCGCCACCAGCCGACGAAGACCAGACACACGGCCACGCCAGCGTCATTGCCGATTTTCTGGCCGCCATCGAAACCGGCCGGACGCCTGAAACGGCCGGCAGCGACAACATCAAAAGCCTGGCCATGGTTCTCGCCGCGATTGAGAGCGCGCGAACCAGGCAGCGCGTTTCCATTGCAGTTTGAGGACTTTTTTGAATGGGCGACCCCGCAAAATCCATCCGTATCGGCACTATGGTTTCGGCTACGGCCGGAAAAGCAGCGGAGCGCATCGCCGAGATCGCCGATCTGGGCTTTGAAAGCTTTGAGCCTTTCTTCTGGCAGACCACCAGCGGTCAGGACATTGCCGAACTCGGCAAGCGCTGCAAGGACGCTATCGGCGATCGCGATATCACCATTTCCACCATCGGCATGTTTGGAAATCCGCTCGAGGACCAGGAACTGGACCGCCAGACCCTGCAGGGTTGGAAAGACTGCATCGACAATGCCCACCATTTCGGCGCCACCTGCGTGGCTGGCTTTACCGGACGTGTCCGTGGCAAGCCGCTGACCGACAGTTTGCCCAAATACAAGGAAGTCTGGTCTGAACTGGCTAGGCGTGCGGCCGACAAAGGCGTTCGCATTGCTTTCGAAAACTGTGCCATGGATGGCAACTGGCAGACCGGCGATTGGAACATTGCCCATAATCCAGACGCCTGGGAGCTGATGTTCAACGAGACGCCGGACGATAATATCGGCCTCGAATGGGAGCCTTGCCATCAGATGGTCTATCTGATTGACCCGCTCCCCCAGATCCGCAAATGGGCCCCCAAGATCTTCCATGTGCACGGCAAGGACGCCACGATCCGCTGGGATGTGATCCGCGAACATGGCATTTTCGGCAAGCATCCGTTTGTGTTCATGCGCACGCCGGGCTTTGGCGACAGCAATTGGACCGATGTTATTTCCGAACTGCGTCTGGTCGGTTGGTCCGGATCGATCGACATCGAAGGTTGGCACGACCCGGTTTATCGCGACGCGTTGGAAATGACCGGTCAGATCCATGCCCTCAACCATCTCAAAGCCGCGCGCGGCGGTGAGTATGTAGCTGTCGCGGGATAAGTATGACTATTGACTGGTGTTGAGAAACCGTTTTATCAAATGTGAGAAAAGGGTTTTCCTTTGAGGTACGAGGACGTGGCAAAAGCTGAGCGCATCCGCATCTACGATGTCGCCCGTGTTGCTGGCGTCAGCGTCGCTACGGCCTCAAAGGCGCTTAATGATACGGGTCGTATGACCGAGCAGACCCGGACCCGCGTCAAGCAGACGGCGGCGGCGCTGGGCTTCCGGCCCAATGCCATGGCCCGGGCACTCACCCAGCAGCGCAGCTTTGCCATCGGCCTTCTCACCAATGACACCTATGGTCGCTTCACGCTGCCGGTCATGGCGGGCATTTCCGAGGCGCTGGTCGATGAAGGCGTCTCGGTTTTCCTTTGCGGCATCGAGGATGACGCTGCGCTGGCCAAGCTACATGTCGACGCCATGCTCGACAAACAGGTCGACGGCATCATCGCCACCGGCAAACGTATTGACCGGCGCCTGCCGGTGGATCTGTCTCATCTGCCTATTCCTGTGGTCTATGCTTTTACCGAAGGGCCCGAGGATGCGGTAACCCTGGTTTCCGACGATGCGGAGGGCGCGCGGGAAGCCTGCGAGTGGCTGCTGCAGCTGGGACGAACCCACCTCGCTCACATTACCGGCCCCGAGGCATTCGCCTCTGTGACGGCCCGCGCTGCCGCCTTCCACGCCGTCGCCGGGGCCGGCCGGCCCGTTTTGCATGGTCCCTGGTCCGAGGCTTGGGGGCATGAGGCCGTCGCCAGGCTCTGGTCTTCGAACGATCTGCCCCCCGATGCCATCTTCTGCGGCAATGATCAGATCGCCCGGGGCGTCGTTGACGCGCTCCGCGAGCGCGGCATCGCCGTGCCGGGGGATGTCTCGGTAATCGGTTTCGACAATTGGGAGATCGTGGCGGCGGCAACGCGTCCGCCGCTGACCACTGTCGATATGAATCTTAAGGAACTCGGCCGCGAAGCGGGCCGCCTGATCCTGGCTCTTGCCGAAGGCAAGTCAGCCGAACCAGGCATTCGCGCGCTGCCCTGCAAGCTCGTGGTGCGTCAGTCCTGCGGCGGCGACATGTTCGCTGGTCGCGAAAAGGGAGTGGCGCTTCAGGAGAGTTGAGATGCTGCCACGGGCGTTTGCACCGCCCATGGCAGCGAGGAAGGGCCGCAAGGGAAAGAGGAAACCCGAGCGGCAAGAGCGCGGCCCGAGGGCCGCAAAGGGAGGATATAATGCAGTTTGTTAAACTCGGTCTATTCGCGAGCCTGGCGGCGAGCGCATTGGTCGCAGCCACGCCCGTTCAGGCCCAGGTGACGCTCAAGGTCTGGTCCATCGATGGCAATGACCGCCCGGGCATCGCCGATACCTTCTCCAAGGAATTCGACGAGGCCAATGACGATATCGTCGTGGAATATCGGTACATTCCATTCGACGAATTGGTGAATGAAACGCTGCGCGCCTTTGCCACTGGCAATGCGCCCGACATCGTTTC belongs to Devosia sp. XK-2 and includes:
- a CDS encoding Gfo/Idh/MocA family oxidoreductase, giving the protein MVFTAVLAGCGGMSKGWLSAISDHPLLKGRVKIVGLVDLDPATAAARADEFGLADAVIGADLDAVLSEIEPQLLFDVVVPSARAGLVETGLRHGCHVLTEKPMATSLQEAKAMIAQAQAAGRVHAVVQNRRFISGVRRIRHLIESGALGEITSLNCDFFIGAHFGGFREEMDNVLLLDMAIHTLDAARFMAGRAPKAVYCLETNPRGSWYRHGAAANAIFEFEDDLVFNYRGSWCAEGANTSWESAWRIIGTKGTLLWDGHERFEAHVVAGDTGFLRDLKDIEVPPPADEDQTHGHASVIADFLAAIETGRTPETAGSDNIKSLAMVLAAIESARTRQRVSIAV
- a CDS encoding sugar phosphate isomerase/epimerase — protein: MGDPAKSIRIGTMVSATAGKAAERIAEIADLGFESFEPFFWQTTSGQDIAELGKRCKDAIGDRDITISTIGMFGNPLEDQELDRQTLQGWKDCIDNAHHFGATCVAGFTGRVRGKPLTDSLPKYKEVWSELARRAADKGVRIAFENCAMDGNWQTGDWNIAHNPDAWELMFNETPDDNIGLEWEPCHQMVYLIDPLPQIRKWAPKIFHVHGKDATIRWDVIREHGIFGKHPFVFMRTPGFGDSNWTDVISELRLVGWSGSIDIEGWHDPVYRDALEMTGQIHALNHLKAARGGEYVAVAG
- a CDS encoding LacI family DNA-binding transcriptional regulator; amino-acid sequence: MAKAERIRIYDVARVAGVSVATASKALNDTGRMTEQTRTRVKQTAAALGFRPNAMARALTQQRSFAIGLLTNDTYGRFTLPVMAGISEALVDEGVSVFLCGIEDDAALAKLHVDAMLDKQVDGIIATGKRIDRRLPVDLSHLPIPVVYAFTEGPEDAVTLVSDDAEGAREACEWLLQLGRTHLAHITGPEAFASVTARAAAFHAVAGAGRPVLHGPWSEAWGHEAVARLWSSNDLPPDAIFCGNDQIARGVVDALRERGIAVPGDVSVIGFDNWEIVAAATRPPLTTVDMNLKELGREAGRLILALAEGKSAEPGIRALPCKLVVRQSCGGDMFAGREKGVALQES